In one Janibacter cremeus genomic region, the following are encoded:
- a CDS encoding DUF2249 domain-containing protein has product MSTDQQLDVRAEAPAQRHTLILETYHALAPGSGFELVNDHDPKPLYYQFDAEYTDQFTWDYLEQGPEVWRVRIGRPTV; this is encoded by the coding sequence ATGAGCACCGACCAGCAGCTCGATGTCCGCGCGGAGGCCCCGGCCCAGCGCCACACCCTGATCCTGGAGACGTACCACGCACTGGCCCCGGGATCGGGCTTCGAGCTGGTCAACGACCACGACCCGAAGCCCCTCTACTACCAGTTCGACGCCGAGTACACGGACCAGTTCACCTGGGACTACCTCGAGCAGGGGCCCGAGGTCTGGCGCGTGCGGATCGGTCGTCCGACGGTCTGA